The DNA region GTCGTTCCACAGCAGATTGATTGTAAGGTCCGGCCGGTTGTCGCATGGCCGCCGCCGGATTTGTGGGACGCATCTGAAGCGGACATGCCTGACCTGCATTCTCGTTTGCCTGAGATCTTCTTCTTACGTGTGccttaaaacataatttaagatttttggaATGTTTCAGTATATTTAAGTACCTGCCAGGCCGCATCACCGTATTGTGCCGGTTGATTGTCATAACCAATTTGTCGGCGATAATTGGGATCATTCAAGTCCGGTTTTAAGCCTTCTCCAGGCAACCctaaatgaaacaaaagaTGCATAACTGGAACCAAAAATCCAACTAGAAAACTAATACGTTGTTGTTGGCAAGGTCCTTGTCTAGTTTCTGCCATCCTCTGGATGTGCGAGGCCGCCGCTGCCTGGTTGTAGTTTGCCGGTTGCGCCATCACCTTATCCATATTCAGCATGCGATCTAGCGGCGGCAGGTTCTGTTCATTCGGACGTCCCGACTGTATACGGCTCACATGTTGGCTTACGGCGGAGGCATTGTAGCCTGAGGGTTGTCGCATCGCACCGGCCATCGAGCATTTCGCCCCTGAAATCATCTCCTGCCGTGTCAACATTGACTGTCGGCCGGCCGCTATACGCTGCGAATGCTGGGCAGCCGCGGCCGCATTATAGCTTATGGGAGTCCGTGCTGAGTTATCCCTTTGGCAGGCTTGCCTGGACTGCGTAGGTACGGGTATACGGGATCTTTGTTGTCTTTCCACATGTCcctgaaaaaacaattttaaatatcccgTAGTAAAGGagatgaaacaatttttttaacctgcCAGGCAGCGTCTCCATATTGAGGGGGAATCCTGACGGGTGTGTTATCTCTGGGTGGAAGTGGAGGGGGAAGGcccaaaactaataaaattatatttaaaaatattattattaattattaattattatttttaattattaattattattattattaataaacttactTGGACTTTGGTAACCTTGATAATTTCCTTCAGAAACTCTGGCGAGATGCTGATCGTAACCGGGGATGTTCGGTCTTCGTTGAAAGCTTGGTACTTCTCCCGGAATCTATACATACataagtacatttttaatataaaaaagcaatTATAAAAGACTCTTTAAACGTTTACATAGTTTTGGGGTTGATCGGCTCCGGGTACCGGACAATTTTGTTGCACATGCCTATGGAATGCCAAATCCTCTCTATTAACCGCTGGTCCTTGCATTGTACTTGCTTCTCCAGCTAAagttattgaattatattatttgttaacaaaCATTACATGCAGAACATTCTATCTTTCATTCTAATGGatcttaaacttaaaattttgataataaaattatatcttaCCAGAAGAATTGGCtcctgaaataacaattaatatttacacaatttaccaataaaatatttttaataaaagttgttttttaaataaataaatattttatattaattaaatcttaccAGATGAGTTTGCCCCtaaaatagaaacaatttaatatttatataattggaCTAGTAAGTTGAAACAATAGTTAACTTACTACTAGTTGACCCTTTACAAGCTAAaagttacataattattaaaattatgttgtagGAACATTGTATTAACACTTACTTGAAGGATTGCATCCTGAAATTgcaaaatgttacatatttatatatttaatatatcagtGAACAAAAATGAGTGTATTCTGCATTATTATTACAGCTCACCTTTTTTACTATCTGCTCCTCCTAaagataaaaaacatttaaaataaataaaaatataactttgtaGAACAAATACCTGAAATTCTCAGTATCGAAGTATTTActacaagaaaataaaattaatatccatcaaattattattactaaagaTAGAATGTTCACGAATATTGTGTGTCTGAAGTCTGAAGAAATGCATACTAGAGAACTTTACAATACCTTCATCGCCATCTGGAACAAAAAACCAAATAAATCATCTATCTTAATAAACTCAATCACCAAATACCACTTACCATCCTCCAGGTCACAAActagaaacaaatcaaaataccATCAGATCTAGATCACCTCAAAAAAGAAATACATACCTCCATCATCGTCTTCATCACTACTTTCGGATTCAGCTCTATCCTTTCTTTCTTCGTTGCTTTCCACGTTGGTCTTAATGCCACTATTAACCAAAGCCTCTTCCACCTGTTGATCGGTCTCATGCAGGCTCTTCATTAGTTGGTCAATTCGTTCCTGTAGCTCGGCACAGGACTTGTTTACATCTTTCACATCGTCCTCGTTAATACCGGCGCCGCCTCTGAGCCTCAAAGATCCGAACTCGAACTCCTCTTCCGCAACATAACGTCTATGTCTACGTCTGACGCAGCTCTGCTGGTTGCATCCACCGCCTACAGCCTCTCTGATAGAGTGCAGTTTGCACTGCAACTCCTCTATTTGCCTGCTGATAATGTCAGCCCGTTTACTATAGCACGGTGCCTCTTCTTCTTCCGGGCAGCCGATCTCCATGGTCCTTTTAGTACCTCGTGTACTAAGGTCAAGGATCGGTGATCCATACAGTGGATGGGGCAGCAGGCCTTTCTTCTCCGGTATTCGTTCTCCTAGAGGATGGACCGGTGGGATGAGACCGTAATGTTTCTTCTTCGGAggtctaaatttttttaaaaaagaggtgaaaaataattgttagaaAATCAGGTGAAGGTGCATACTCCAAGACGTCGTTAAGACGACACTCCTTCTGTTCACCATCTGGATCACACACGCATATTCTTCTTGCCACGTCGGCTGCTATGTTCATGTCTGGAAATTATTTACCGTTAAAAGTCTTAGAAATGAATCGGTTTAGAAAAGGACCTTTTTTTTTCATGGTGTGTATGTTTGTCATAAAGATGATGACAATgaagaaatgaaaaatactttGAAGCGTTACATaactaattttgatattaatttggaaaattactaaaaattttgtaaacataGATTTAGAGGGGTTTTCTGAAAAGTGACGGAAAAtgtcaaatatgaaattatgaaatgtcaaactaaaaacattttcttatcTAGTTAACATTAatcgaaaaaaaaactgaacacTGTTTTAGTTTGCATAAAATAAGTAGAAGCCTGATGAAGTCAGTCACATTTCCTCACAAAAACTGTGGAGAACAATgtcgttgataattttattttttatatacttacgACATTTGGCGAATGAAAGGGCGTTTTCAGCATTCTGCCACCTTGGAAAAGGTTCGCCGGAAAACGCATAGTAACTGTGAACcccaaaattaagaatatccTGCGCCGCACAATATTCCTTCTTGTCCTCTGAGAAGTCGTACTGTATCGGTGCCGCGTTAGTTTTTCCGCCCAGTTCATCTTCCAAAAGAGCTGCCTTATCTTTAACCTCCTTCTCTAGTATGCATCTAGCAAAGTCGTTGATCTATAAAGTTAAAACTCTTAATTGTGGAAAATTGGGGGagtttatatgacatttttacgCTGAAGCTATCGGAGAAATCCACCAGTACTTTGTAGGTGTCGGGGTCGTCCGCGAAAATCCCTGTTAAACATCCCTTTTGGAGGACAAAAATtagtagttttaaatattcgacGCGGATCCTGTCAGAGGCTATTTCAGGATCGGTCAGCTTCTCCGCCCATGCCGCCGCTCTGGCTCTATCTAAACTCGTAAATCCATTGATAATTCATTCGAAATAAGCTTAGTAACATCTTACCGGTTCCGTTTGGAAGAGCCAAGAGTAACGGTTGTGTTAGTTTGGCAAAAAACTGAACTTCATCGAATTGTATGTCCCCCGCTTCATCCCCTTGTGGTGGATTCTCCCCCTCGTCAGACATTATAATTTAGACACGaagaattttgatttatagttTCCGAAACTGTGAAAGATGTAACTAAAATTTAGGACTGGATCATGTTTGACACACTTAGATGTTTTTAGGTAGTCATTGGATActatactattttaatgtttaaaaaaaaagaataagttTACTATGATTTGGATTTGTTTATTTCTCGTTGTCAAGTAcacataaatttgattcatttgTTAAATAGTGATACTAGATTCAGTTTCGCTGCTTCCTttgaacaatatatttatgtctTCTGAATGACACATGTCCAACGATGAGTCTGATTTGTAACGATGAAACATTCCGTAGCATTTTTCTAACGCCTTCAAAGTAATTTGTCTTTGCATCTCCAATTCTGTTTCGTTTAAAAACTCATCCTTAATGGATCCTCCTTTCTTTTTACCATTTGCGAAGATTTCAAGCAACATTCCTTAAAACACAGTCAATAAAAcaacagataaataaatataatgtatatttataaaaggtaCATGATACAAAAGTATCTAAaacttactaattttttttgcaATTGAGCCAACAATGTTTTGAATCTTGCCAGCCAAAAACAATATAAGATGagtgaagaaataatttttaataactttatcaGTCATTGGTGCGAGGTCAGTGTGGGAGTGTTCCTCTCTGATGATGATACGGCGATTAACGTTGCTTGTTGGGGGATCGTTCTCGAAGATCACCTCGATGTGCGGCTCGCTTCTCGAACTGCGCAGCTTCAGCGActgcaaatatttttctagCTCCAATCGTGCCAATTCTTTCTGATGTTCCTCCGCGATGAACTTCAGATGATCCAGCAGCTTATCCAAATTCGGCTGGCGACGCCTCTGCATCTCCCAAGTGAACTCGTCCTGTTCCTTCAACAGTGTTTGGGAATTGCTTTGCAGGCCCTCGATGCTTGGCTTTCTCAGTAAATAGGTGGTTTTCTCAGGAAGGATTGGGTCGGAATTTGCCGCGTAGCACCTCAACTTTTGATAGTTTTTTAGGTTTTGCAAATTGGGCATGTAGATGTTTATGTTTTCGATGCGCTTTGAGCTGGTGTACAATTTTGTGAGGTTTCCGCCCATTTTTATGGAGATTTCCAACTTATTAGTGTTCAAAGTATATATTCTATTTGACAGCAGCGATAAACTtgacaaaattgtattaaatacgGCCGTCGTCACGACTACAGTACTGATTCAAAGGTACGATACACGTGGaaaccaaatttatattatattttctttcaaagatttaagatgttttttaccttttgttcttaatttaataacatttaaattaattaaaatataatatatatttatataatttgttaatataaaaaacctttGAAATCAACTTAACGAACTTAACGAACCATACAACAATTAAGGGATTCAAATAAGTGTATGTAACGTGGGTTGTCTAATTGTCCCGAAAACTGTGTAAAAATTGTGACGTAGACAACAGCGCACGCTGATTAGTCCAACAGTTGGGGCACAGGTGGAGCAGCGGCCCGACACATTCTCATGGCGATTCTAGTTTAGTACGGATTTGTGCCTATTTAcggtttatttagttattattcgAACCTAgtgttattttgtttgttgtgcGCCACGATAACCAGTTTCAGTTAGCCATTCCGCGTCGCGTTCAtcatttatacaaaatgtcTAGTTGGTGAAAATGTGCAGTGTTTACGTTTTGGttaccaaaataacattaggATTTTTCACTGGTAAACTCGCCTTCTGTAAAAAGGTAAGTCGCGCACGTACCATCTTGATTCCTTGGGGATTTTAACCAGGAAGTTGCTTTTATTTTTGGGGCCCCGAGGTAAAAATATTCACGACCGAGGTAGAGGTTATGCTCGGCCCAAAAACGTTTTAGTCACTATTAGTTCATgcatgattattattattattatattttaaaaatcctatgtatttctgttaatttgattaatatttactattaaaattataccgaaaattattttaatttgctaatcattaatcattagTTTGATATACttccgaattaaaatttaagttacatTTTCGAAGCACTCTTTATTATTGTCTGAAATCATGGAAGAGGAGGTGAGAATCacgaattattttgaatagtttATGCAAATTGGGAAACGTTTACGTGCCGGGAAAATGCTAATCTAATTCCGAATGTTTTCACATTAATCAGATTAGAATAATTGCCGCTTAAACTTAAAACACTCTTAACTAATATTGTGTGTCACAGAAATTACAGAATAATTTGGCATTACTTTTGATTTAATGTGGAATCTGCTAAATTAAACATTCCTAAATCTAATATACTTGATCAAAAGTAGGTactgacatattttaaaatcctcaataaattaaatataccaaCTAATACATTGTAAAAGAGGTGTAAacgttgtaaatttaaaataaaataaattaacccaTAATTGTCGAAACAAATAGTAATCGttgaataatgaaaacaacacatttaaattttttaaataatcgaaAAAAGATgtgtgaatattaaaaaaatatatagatgtacgtgaaatgtgttaattttgaagtaaaattaaatacattaaaaatacttagtttatatataggattaattaatgtaaaaagtaaCATAACATAGTAAGTTGGTGTATGTGTGTTTTAATTCGCGTGCGGCGCCTATTTAATCCATTCGAATCGGAGATGGGAGAGATTCGCGTTTATTAGCGTCTTGTAAACAGGCGATCCGCTTTTATAAAAcgctataatatatttttttatcgtcGCGCGTGGGATCAAACGGATTCTAATTTCGTGTATCGGATGAATGGGATTTTATCTTATGCGATTACTTCAGGCACGCCACTGGCTGAATCTCTTCGTCTCCGGCTCTCTTTTAACACATCTGCTGTTTGCGTAATTATACAGGTAAGATCCCAAATTATTCTCTCTGTCGGTCCGTTTCGTTATCGCCGCAATATTTATTGGTACCGGGAATTGGTCGTCGCTCATGAATGTTGCGGGGAAAATCGCATTTTCCAACGACGGaatagttttgtttttatctcGGGCAAACGCGACGttcagaataatattaattatcgacCAATGCGTCGTTCTTTGATGTCCCGTTCGCGCCAAATTATCTGGCCACTTGATTGCGATAGTGTCAATCAAGCTCGTGTAAATATCGCCgatggtaataataaaaaactctcgcgtacacacacacacacacgacgGTTTTCTGGCATAAACAGGTGCTCCGGTTCGGTTATCGATTCGGACTTTGGTACCGGATAATACTCGTCGGTCTGGTTGGCGAAAACGACTGCATTGGGATTGGCAATCCAATGGGAAAATCaggctaggtttttctttttgtggttttccaatgtttaaaaaaaaccaACAGTttcaataagtaataaaataccttttttacataaaaatgaagaacCACGATTTGTCAGATCGtgttatcaagtaaaaattacacataattttctcTCTGGTGTGAACCAACTTATTTCGAGTGATCAAAAATTCGAGTTATAGAAGTTtgactatatttataaaaaatttctaaatttaattaaaaacttttttatgaaacaaatagaaaactgtaaaatttatattttaatattaattattgattaatattatttgttaaatttaatattggtgAAAACATACTAAAGTTTATGTTATTATGAtcagacattttttttttaatttacaatattttttcaggtgaatttgattatttaaaaaatcgggAAAGGAAcgtaaaaataagaaaaagacACTTGAAAAaacctaaattaataaatcaacatttttctaaaagatatattttaaaattttaattagaatagatctatacttatttaaaaatttcataggaaataataaaatattctatatatagcAGAATAGAtagatattaaagtttttaatatcatatttaatttttcaaagaatagaaagaaatttattttaatttaattaaaaaatatcaattataaacttgaaaaataaaatttgtaaaataaaccttaaatttgttaatattaatatttaatatttgtatattcttctttctacaattattccttttgtacctaaatcaaaatacgttctacttaaattaaatcttatacAAAATGAATGATCAATTTAGGTGGTCTGAGAAATagcagacatttaaaaatgtgtattattttgttgGGAATGATTTCTTCATTATAACCACCTGTAAACGGTGGGACATAGATTCAATGAAACATCGATAACGatcgtttgaaattaaatttcaggaCTCCTCActtaataaccacaattcatttaaatttgatacttGGTGTTTTAATGGACACTACATGTCGTTcctcaaattttcaattgtatttagatcTGGACACTGGACAATCGAGAATCTTAACATGATAATCTTCAATCAATGCATGGATGCATGCTTCGTATAattatcatgcataaaaatccatgtaactAACTAGTACCAGGTCCTCAAGTTTAAAATGTCGTTTTCTTTATGAAAAAGtaagcaattatttaaaaagaatggaCATTCTATTCAAACTTTCGGCGTATGCTTTCTACACAATTTGTCCATCTCTCGGGCAATTTATGGGTGCCATTCCAAACACGAGCTTCATCATTCAATGAAATCTATTCATCGAACCATTTTCGTACATCTTCGAAAGTTGTAAAGTATTACTCAGCCAGTGCGTGTCCCATCGATAATCGGTGATAATTAAAAGGTCTTGTGAATACGGCGGGTAGTATAGAAGTTTCTAATCAAGGGAAGAAACCGTTTTTTTATCACTTTGGTTAAATGTGCAGGAACGTGGTTATGCTACAGATTCAGTTTGCCGTTTTTTCGAGCCCATTCTAGCCATTCTTTGATTAATACATGGttcaaattgattatttattgtcgGGAACGGACGTAGTTCACCACTCCTTTCTAATCCCACCATACACATAGCATCTTCTGCTTCCCAAACCGATCCAGTTTTGCACTCGATGTTGACGCTTGTCCTGGCGTAACTCATGACTTTTTgagtttgaaattttcaaaatatatccaTGTTTCATCGCTAGTTATAACCCGATGCAAGAAGCCGTTTCTTTTTGccgtaaaaatatcatttcgcACAGTTTTTAGCTTTTTCATTTGTCGTTCCTTCAGTACTTGTGGAATTCATTTTCAACTCTTTGAATCTTTCCCATGACTTTCACGTGTTCGGGAGTGATTTTCCGAGAGACATTCATCCACTTTGCcatcattttttgttttcaaagttcttttgttgattttcatGTTCTatgacaataaaattgaaaattccaCTTGATGGTCAGAGCCTTAAGTCACAACATGAATTAGATGACTGTTTCTTTTGATTAAACAGGAAAATCATCACATACCGCAAATACTGTTTATTTGGCTTTACATTCGACATGTTTACCAcgaaaaaatatgttactaaCTCGTAACGAACTAAATGAATGTAACGTTTTATGGTGGGCTGTATTACCTACCAACAAAACAACGCTTTGGCTTCGTCATACACTTCAATAGTTTTTATGTACGAGCTCTTGACAATAAAACGACATTTTAAACTTG from Aethina tumida isolate Nest 87 chromosome 1, icAetTumi1.1, whole genome shotgun sequence includes:
- the LOC109599428 gene encoding uncharacterized protein LOC109599428, with the translated sequence MGGNLTKLYTSSKRIENINIYMPNLQNLKNYQKLRCYAANSDPILPEKTTYLLRKPSIEGLQSNSQTLLKEQDEFTWEMQRRRQPNLDKLLDHLKFIAEEHQKELARLELEKYLQSLKLRSSRSEPHIEVIFENDPPTSNVNRRIIIREEHSHTDLAPMTDKVIKNYFFTHLILFLAGKIQNIVGSIAKKIRMLLEIFANGKKKGGSIKDEFLNETELEMQRQITLKALEKCYGMFHRYKSDSSLDMCHSEDINILFKGSSETESSITI